Sequence from the Desulfurella sp. genome:
AAAGTAAGTTTAACAGGTTTTGGTACATTTTATTTGAGTCAAAGGAAAGAACGCTCAGGCAGAAACCCGCGCACGGGAGAAAAAATTACCATTAAAGGTTTTAATTTACCAGCATTTAAAGTTGGAAAAGTTTTTAAAGAACTGGCAAACAAGTAATTTGTTTAAAATATGGGCGCATAGCTCAGCTGGAAGAGCACCTGCCTTACAAGCAGGGGGTCGTAGGTTCAAGTCCTGCTGCGCCCACCATTTTTCTCGGAGCCGTAGTTCAGCTGGTTAGAACGCTGGCCTGTCACGCCAGAGGTCGCGAGTTCGAGTCT
This genomic interval carries:
- a CDS encoding HU family DNA-binding protein, giving the protein MTKADLIEKVASATQMKKADVKKVVDAIIDETMSAVSKGGKVSLTGFGTFYLSQRKERSGRNPRTGEKITIKGFNLPAFKVGKVFKELANK